In one window of uncultured Acetobacteroides sp. DNA:
- a CDS encoding alpha/beta fold hydrolase: protein MRATRIAILALAVSLLPICGFSLKPNRNIDIQGIVKAHPNVTFRQIQTPDSVSILTAAIAPTAKPKEVGFLICYGDAGNIQDWLGYGLMLADNGYPVMMFDYRGFGGSDRFSFDADMLFYNQFAVDAKAALISFKDMHCCRSIGILSFSMGTIIATALASDARNGISFIAGDSFVLDLNYTVERIRKSTKRNIKLPPGSSTYSEDLKNLAIPMLLFAGTNDILFDKRQLLELQDGNRTVIFYQGNHLEAALTLKEGFMDEINKLVERQSSTTPAKNHLLRMLIAAIAFVLYYTLKKVYRQHRTRKTNAAA, encoded by the coding sequence AGAATAGCCATACTCGCTTTAGCCGTAAGCTTGCTACCAATATGCGGCTTCTCGCTAAAGCCAAACCGTAATATTGACATCCAGGGCATTGTAAAAGCACACCCCAACGTAACATTTAGGCAGATACAAACTCCTGATAGCGTAAGCATACTTACCGCAGCTATCGCTCCTACTGCTAAACCGAAGGAGGTGGGATTCTTAATCTGCTACGGAGATGCTGGGAACATTCAGGACTGGCTGGGCTATGGGCTAATGCTTGCCGACAATGGTTACCCGGTTATGATGTTCGACTACCGAGGTTTTGGAGGGAGCGACCGCTTCAGTTTTGATGCAGATATGCTTTTCTACAATCAATTTGCTGTTGATGCAAAAGCGGCTCTAATCTCGTTCAAGGACATGCATTGTTGCAGGAGCATTGGAATTCTTTCCTTTTCGATGGGGACCATTATAGCCACAGCGTTAGCCTCTGATGCCCGCAACGGCATAAGCTTTATTGCTGGAGACTCCTTCGTACTAGATCTCAACTATACTGTCGAGCGAATTCGCAAAAGCACAAAACGAAATATCAAGCTGCCTCCAGGAAGTAGCACCTACAGCGAAGATCTAAAGAATCTAGCTATTCCCATGCTGCTTTTTGCGGGCACCAACGACATCCTTTTCGACAAAAGGCAGCTCTTAGAGCTCCAAGATGGTAACAGAACCGTAATCTTCTACCAGGGAAACCATTTGGAGGCAGCCCTAACGTTGAAAGAAGGGTTTATGGATGAGATAAACAAGCTTGTAGAACGCCAGAGCAGCACCACACCCGCTAAGAACCACCTTTTACGAATGCTAATTGCTGCAATTGCATTTGTACTTTACTATACCCTAAAAAAGGTATACCGGCAGCACCGCACCAGAAAAACGAATGCGGCAGCTTAG
- a CDS encoding carboxypeptidase-like regulatory domain-containing protein, translating into MVKDLNGNPIVFAQISLCGKQAKTYSNNDGFWMLPAASAGDTVVVSHFRFQPIKRIVGGSSTMNIVLQKTPILLEPLTISSTKAYYIIRSAVKKISSNYLADTYTQGGIVREKLYLNDTLQYFSDAEMELTGSYSPQNSNKITSKRVQAFQSLENNAYSIVNSSSIVFDMDEVKVRDKILSDASLRLHNFSIKEIEEKNGKRFYSVKFMPTKKKGIRYHGEICIETKSLAITYIKVEAEGLSREGNALLEAYYTESNGKYWLKSCLVKKSESRISTKGKQQYRGEVLAVMDEPTSTPTPKERDERKGTDDEDARWNSVGRKSSNHSKALAIDSTLQNELQRLQRVVDTAAYAKMERKGKPEKEKLYEPSLTLLFSSKPFQNLLAFNCTYSSLNRLAMYEFGNMSNNEALNTGSQILFDMYLSIPFQGAEAERRLLRKNGVKALYNPTPFNRYLSSYCYKVSAKDLSELKAASLPDYTRLHTIREECSYATARDIEEELFTHNIENNGQRNDFVKYYYPDLFIRRLLLITPMFTSGFSTSIPSKMGELDQPIFANRMASYVHTLLNPNEPINRNISIEDLTSREKDHLRTMRLLSLQNLISPLAISIPPFKLGSSIQYSFSLGYRPSMLGDCFSQNLWFKTKQSEYRITFTEYKSNTSISYGVGFKIIESDFFTNAKLSTEVNYWKQPTNLSYYPDSYTEGFSVSQMAKYKLGSLALVLGYTFKTKGYLELSDNLGTSFSSFYGISYIFSR; encoded by the coding sequence ATGGTTAAGGATCTCAATGGGAATCCGATTGTATTTGCCCAGATAAGTCTCTGCGGAAAGCAGGCTAAAACCTATAGCAACAACGATGGATTTTGGATGCTGCCAGCAGCATCGGCTGGCGACACAGTTGTCGTATCACATTTTAGATTTCAGCCAATTAAGAGAATAGTTGGAGGTTCAAGCACAATGAATATAGTACTTCAAAAGACCCCTATCCTGCTTGAACCGCTAACCATCTCGTCAACGAAAGCATACTATATTATTCGATCGGCAGTAAAAAAGATTTCATCCAACTATCTAGCAGATACCTATACGCAAGGTGGCATAGTCCGAGAAAAGCTATACCTAAACGACACGCTCCAGTATTTCTCCGATGCCGAGATGGAGCTAACCGGCAGCTATTCTCCCCAAAACAGCAACAAAATCACATCGAAAAGGGTACAAGCCTTCCAATCTTTGGAGAATAATGCCTACTCCATCGTCAACAGCTCCTCGATTGTGTTTGACATGGACGAGGTAAAGGTTCGAGATAAGATACTAAGCGACGCAAGCTTACGGTTGCATAATTTTTCGATTAAGGAAATAGAAGAGAAGAATGGGAAGCGATTCTATTCCGTAAAATTTATGCCGACTAAGAAAAAAGGCATTCGCTACCATGGTGAGATCTGTATTGAAACAAAATCGCTTGCAATAACCTATATAAAGGTAGAAGCTGAAGGATTATCGCGCGAGGGAAACGCTTTGCTAGAGGCATACTACACCGAAAGCAACGGAAAATACTGGTTAAAATCGTGCCTTGTAAAGAAAAGCGAGAGCCGAATCTCGACTAAGGGGAAACAGCAGTACCGTGGTGAGGTGCTTGCCGTAATGGACGAGCCAACTTCTACGCCTACACCCAAAGAGCGAGATGAAAGAAAGGGAACCGATGACGAAGATGCGAGGTGGAATAGCGTAGGACGCAAAAGCAGCAATCATAGCAAGGCACTTGCAATAGATAGCACCCTACAGAACGAGCTACAACGGCTACAGCGGGTTGTTGATACAGCAGCATATGCCAAAATGGAAAGAAAAGGTAAGCCCGAAAAGGAGAAGCTCTATGAGCCAAGCCTAACGCTGCTGTTTTCGAGCAAGCCGTTCCAAAACTTGCTTGCTTTTAATTGCACCTACAGCTCTCTTAACCGCCTTGCCATGTACGAATTCGGTAATATGTCGAACAACGAGGCGTTAAATACTGGATCTCAAATCCTATTCGACATGTATCTCTCTATTCCGTTTCAAGGAGCCGAGGCCGAACGAAGACTGCTTCGCAAGAATGGAGTAAAAGCCCTTTACAACCCGACCCCATTTAACAGATACCTATCATCGTATTGCTATAAGGTTTCCGCGAAGGATTTAAGCGAGCTTAAGGCTGCCAGCTTACCCGATTATACAAGACTGCACACCATCAGAGAAGAATGTAGCTACGCCACTGCTAGAGATATAGAGGAAGAGCTGTTCACCCATAACATAGAGAATAATGGACAACGTAACGACTTTGTAAAATACTACTACCCCGACCTATTTATACGGCGTCTTTTGCTCATAACGCCAATGTTCACCTCTGGCTTCTCCACCTCTATCCCTTCAAAGATGGGAGAATTAGACCAGCCCATATTTGCAAATAGAATGGCAAGCTACGTACACACGTTGCTCAACCCAAACGAACCAATAAATCGCAATATCTCTATTGAAGATTTGACCTCAAGGGAAAAAGATCATCTAAGAACAATGCGATTGCTCAGCTTGCAGAATTTGATATCGCCATTGGCAATTTCAATTCCACCCTTTAAGCTTGGCAGCAGCATTCAGTATTCCTTTAGCCTTGGATACCGACCTTCGATGCTGGGAGATTGCTTCTCGCAAAATCTATGGTTTAAGACAAAGCAATCGGAGTACCGCATAACCTTCACCGAGTATAAGTCGAACACGTCGATAAGCTATGGGGTAGGCTTCAAAATTATTGAATCCGATTTTTTCACCAATGCCAAGCTATCCACCGAGGTAAACTACTGGAAGCAGCCGACAAACCTCAGCTACTACCCCGACAGCTATACCGAAGGCTTCTCTGTATCGCAAATGGCAAAGTACAAGCTTGGTAGCCTAGCTTTAGTGCTAGGCTACACGTTTAAAACGAAGGGATACCTGGAGCTATCAGATAACTTGGGCACAAGCTTCTCGTCATTTTACGGAATAAGCTACATCTTTAGTCGCTAA